Proteins from a genomic interval of Flammeovirgaceae bacterium SG7u.111:
- a CDS encoding SGNH/GDSL hydrolase family protein, with product MTTTPSTDSTSSTIKYLALGDSYTIGESVATNERWPVQLSKKLEEEGLKVEPPKIIATTGWTTDELQKAINAEKITNDYDLVSLLIGVNNQYRGYPFEQYEKEFEELLIQSISFTQNRPERVFVVSIPDYGVTPFASARDSQKIALELDNYNEKASEICEKYQVAFYNITPYSRTAKNDEALLASDGLHPSGKMYTGWVNIFWKDVKNLLEK from the coding sequence ATGACCACAACACCCTCTACCGATTCAACTTCATCTACTATAAAGTATTTAGCCTTAGGCGATTCTTATACAATTGGGGAAAGTGTGGCTACGAACGAAAGGTGGCCTGTACAACTTAGTAAAAAGCTAGAAGAGGAAGGGCTGAAAGTAGAACCTCCTAAAATAATAGCTACCACTGGATGGACGACTGATGAGCTGCAAAAAGCCATTAATGCTGAAAAGATCACAAATGATTATGACTTGGTTTCCCTCCTAATTGGGGTGAATAACCAGTACAGAGGCTATCCTTTTGAGCAGTACGAAAAGGAATTTGAAGAGTTATTGATACAGTCTATTTCCTTTACCCAGAACCGACCTGAAAGAGTATTTGTAGTTTCTATTCCCGATTATGGGGTAACACCTTTTGCCTCTGCCAGAGATAGCCAGAAAATTGCCCTAGAATTAGATAATTACAATGAAAAGGCAAGTGAGATTTGTGAAAAGTACCAAGTGGCTTTTTATAATATTACACCCTATTCTAGAACTGCCAAAAACGATGAGGCCCTGCTTGCTTCAGATGGGCTGCACCCTTCGGGAAAGATGTACACTGGCTGGGTAAATATTTTCTGGAAAGATGTAAAAAACCTGTTAGAGAAGTAG